A portion of the Microlunatus phosphovorus NM-1 genome contains these proteins:
- the efp gene encoding elongation factor P produces the protein MASTNDLKNGMVLDLDGQLWSVVWFQHHKPGKGNTVVRTKLKHVLSGKVVDKTFNSDTKVDTANVDRREMQYLYHDGSGFVFMDVTTYDQLSIADETVGDAKNYLLEGQTATVALHEENPLYLDLPASVELEVTYTEPGLQGDRSTGGTKPATVETGLQIQVPLFLTTGEKVKVDTRTGEYLGRVGA, from the coding sequence GTGGCGTCGACGAATGATCTGAAGAACGGGATGGTGCTGGACCTGGACGGCCAGCTGTGGTCGGTGGTCTGGTTCCAGCACCACAAGCCGGGCAAGGGCAACACTGTCGTGCGGACCAAGCTCAAGCACGTGCTCTCGGGCAAGGTCGTCGACAAGACCTTCAACTCCGACACCAAGGTCGACACCGCCAACGTGGACCGCCGCGAGATGCAGTACCTCTACCACGACGGTTCCGGCTTCGTCTTCATGGATGTCACCACCTACGACCAGCTGAGCATCGCCGACGAGACCGTGGGCGACGCGAAGAACTACCTCCTCGAGGGGCAGACCGCAACGGTCGCGCTGCACGAGGAGAACCCGCTCTACCTCGATCTCCCGGCCTCCGTGGAGCTGGAGGTCACCTACACCGAGCCCGGGCTGCAGGGCGATCGGAGCACCGGTGGCACCAAGCCCGCCACCGTGGAGACCGGACTGCAGATCCAGGTCCCGCTGTTCCTGACCACCGGCGAGAAGGTCAAGGTCGACACCCGCACCGGCGAGTACCTCGGCCGCGTCGGCGCCTGA
- the nusB gene encoding transcription antitermination factor NusB: MTARTTPPGGAAGKVKNGGTAGKVKNGGAAGKMKNGGAAGGVRNSSTQTKARKRALDVLFEAELRETDPLVTLAERAADAEPPVRDYTRELVRGVNSHQDTIDGRIAEALAAGWSLARLPRVDRNLMRIAVYEIDHTTVPDAVAVSEAVGLVAQLSTDDSPAFLNGVLGTVVATKSSS; encoded by the coding sequence ATGACCGCGCGCACGACCCCCCCGGGCGGGGCGGCGGGAAAAGTCAAGAACGGCGGGACGGCGGGAAAAGTCAAGAACGGCGGGGCGGCGGGAAAGATGAAGAACGGCGGGGCGGCGGGAGGAGTCAGAAACAGCAGCACCCAGACCAAGGCCCGCAAGCGAGCTCTCGACGTCTTGTTCGAGGCTGAGCTACGCGAGACGGACCCGTTGGTCACGCTGGCCGAGCGCGCCGCCGACGCCGAGCCACCGGTTCGGGACTACACCCGGGAGCTGGTGCGCGGAGTGAACTCACACCAGGACACGATCGACGGGCGGATCGCCGAGGCGCTGGCTGCCGGTTGGTCGCTGGCACGGCTGCCGCGCGTCGACCGCAATCTGATGCGGATCGCGGTCTATGAGATCGACCACACCACCGTGCCGGACGCGGTAGCGGTCTCCGAGGCGGTCGGTCTGGTGGCGCAGCTGTCGACCGATGACTCACCGGCATTCCTCAACGGTGTGCTCGGCACGGTCGTCGCCACCAAATCATCGAGCTGA
- the aroB gene encoding 3-dehydroquinate synthase: MSRDQVVEVAAERPYQVIIGHRLHDRIPGLVGEDARRAAVLHPPTMIEAAERIVHALDVSGIEPVRIDVPDGEAAKTAQVAARCWSVLGTAGFTRSDAIVGLGGGATTDLAGFVAATWLRGVRYVAVPTSLLAMVDAAVGGKTGINTPEGKNLVGAFHEPAGVLCDLDTLTSLPLPELRSGLAEVVKCGFIADPEILSLIEADPAVAPDPAGEVIAELVRRAVQVKAGVVSADLREATSVGTRIGREALNYGHTFGHAIEQHERYRWRHGEAISTGMVFVAELARHAGLIDDALAERHRSILASLQLPTSYRAGTFEALRALMAVDKKSRGTTLRFVVLHGLARPAILAGPAPELLEAAYADIC; this comes from the coding sequence ATGAGTCGGGATCAGGTTGTCGAGGTCGCGGCCGAACGCCCGTACCAGGTCATCATCGGCCACCGACTGCACGACCGGATCCCTGGTTTGGTGGGCGAGGACGCGCGCCGGGCCGCCGTGCTGCACCCGCCGACCATGATCGAGGCGGCAGAGCGGATCGTGCACGCCTTGGACGTGTCCGGGATCGAACCGGTGCGCATCGACGTCCCCGACGGCGAGGCGGCCAAGACCGCCCAGGTTGCGGCGCGCTGCTGGTCGGTGCTCGGCACCGCCGGATTCACCCGGTCCGACGCGATCGTCGGCTTGGGTGGCGGGGCGACCACCGACCTGGCCGGCTTCGTCGCGGCGACCTGGCTGCGCGGCGTGCGGTATGTCGCCGTGCCGACCTCCCTGCTCGCCATGGTCGACGCGGCCGTCGGTGGCAAGACCGGTATCAACACTCCTGAGGGCAAGAACCTGGTCGGCGCCTTCCACGAGCCCGCCGGGGTCCTGTGTGACCTCGACACGCTGACCAGCCTGCCGCTGCCCGAACTGCGGTCCGGTCTGGCCGAGGTGGTCAAGTGTGGATTCATCGCCGATCCCGAGATCCTCTCGCTGATCGAAGCCGACCCGGCGGTGGCGCCGGACCCGGCCGGCGAGGTCATCGCGGAGCTGGTCCGCCGAGCTGTCCAGGTGAAGGCCGGCGTCGTCTCAGCCGATCTGCGTGAGGCTACTTCGGTGGGCACCAGGATCGGTCGGGAGGCACTCAACTATGGGCACACCTTCGGACATGCCATCGAACAGCACGAGCGCTATCGCTGGCGCCACGGCGAGGCCATCAGCACGGGGATGGTCTTCGTCGCCGAGCTGGCCCGACACGCCGGCCTGATCGACGACGCCCTGGCTGAGCGGCACCGCTCCATCCTGGCGTCTCTGCAACTGCCGACGAGCTACCGAGCAGGCACCTTCGAGGCACTCCGAGCGTTGATGGCAGTGGACAAGAAGTCGCGGGGCACGACCTTGAGGTTCGTCGTGCTCCATGGACTGGCTCGTCCGGCGATCCTGGCCGGGCCGGCCCCGGAACTGCTGGAGGCGGCCTACGCAGACATCTGCTGA
- the carB gene encoding carbamoyl-phosphate synthase large subunit → MPKRTDIESILVIGSGPIVIGQACEFDYSGTQACRVLRAEGFRVILVNSNPATIMTDPEFADATYIEPITPEFVEQVIAKERPDALLATLGGQTALNAAVALHENGILEKYGVELIGASIEAIQRGENREQFKAIVEGLELSEDPTTPDVGVARSIICHSMDDVLAAADELGYPLVVRPSFTMGGVGSGFAHDEDGLRRIAGAGLAASPTTEVLIEESILGWKEYELEVMRDRADNVVIVCSIENFDPMGVHTGDSITVAPAMTLTDREYQRMRDVAIGIIRAVGVDTGGCNIQFAIDPANGRMIVIEMNPRVSRSSALASKATGFPIAKIAAKVAIGYTLDEIPNDITQETPASFEPTLDYVIVKVPRFAFEKFPTAEDTLTTHMKSVGEAMGIGRNFTEALGKALRSLEDPKAPFEWTGPVSPADVEGLLARASRPHDGRLQVVLQALRAGATPAQVHEATKIDPWFVDQLVLLTEIAEQIRGAAELTPMLIRTAKRHGFSDAQLAALRNLREDVVRGVRHALGIRPVYKTVDTCAAEFAAKTPYHYSSYDDETEVEPRTRPAVLILGSGPNRIGQGIEFDYSCVHAAMALSTAPDNNGAGYETIMVNCNPETVSTDYDTADRLYFEPLTLEDVLEIYHAELAAGPVAGVIVQLGGQTPLRLAQALKDAGVPIVGTSPEAIHLAEERGAFGQVLREANLPAPKHGLARSFVEAREIALQIGYPVLVRPSYVLGGRGMEIVYDEATLASYIDRATQVSPEHPVLVDQFLDDTVEIDVDALYDGSELYLGGVMEHIEEAGIHSGDSACALPPITLGAEVIDRIRHSTRAIADGVGVRGLINIQFALAGDTLYVLEANPRASRTVPFVSKATATPLAKAASRLMLGAGIAELRMEGLLRRTGDGATETHTGPIAVKEAVMPFNRFRTVEGISVDTVLGPEMKSTGEVMGLDVGFGTAFAKSQVAAFGPLPSRGTVFVSVANRDKRFVIFPVKRLADLGFEILATTGTASMLRRHGMKVRTVRKHSAGPGPDGEKTIVQAILDGEVDLIFNTPHGLSPDGRPRFDGYEIRTAAVLRNVPCMTTVQGLAAAVQGIEAIRSGHVRVRSLQSWTTDLDTDLTAPDLTQPGN, encoded by the coding sequence ATGCCGAAGCGGACCGACATCGAGTCCATCCTGGTGATCGGCTCGGGCCCGATCGTGATCGGCCAGGCCTGTGAGTTCGACTATTCCGGCACCCAGGCCTGCCGGGTGCTGCGGGCCGAGGGGTTCCGGGTGATCCTGGTCAACTCCAACCCGGCGACGATCATGACCGATCCGGAGTTTGCCGACGCCACCTACATCGAGCCGATCACCCCCGAGTTCGTCGAGCAGGTGATCGCCAAGGAGCGCCCGGACGCGCTGCTGGCCACCCTGGGCGGCCAGACCGCGCTCAATGCCGCGGTCGCCCTGCACGAGAACGGGATCCTGGAGAAATACGGCGTCGAGCTGATCGGCGCCTCGATCGAGGCCATCCAGCGCGGCGAGAACCGCGAGCAGTTCAAGGCGATCGTGGAGGGCCTGGAGCTGTCGGAGGATCCGACCACACCCGACGTCGGGGTGGCTCGCAGCATCATCTGCCACTCGATGGACGACGTGCTGGCCGCGGCCGACGAGCTCGGCTATCCACTCGTCGTCCGTCCCAGCTTCACCATGGGCGGCGTCGGCTCCGGCTTCGCCCACGACGAGGACGGGCTACGGCGGATCGCCGGAGCGGGTCTCGCGGCGAGCCCGACCACCGAGGTGCTGATCGAGGAGTCGATCCTCGGCTGGAAGGAGTACGAACTCGAGGTGATGCGCGACCGCGCGGACAATGTGGTCATCGTCTGCTCGATCGAGAACTTCGACCCGATGGGGGTGCACACCGGCGACTCGATCACCGTCGCGCCGGCGATGACGCTGACCGATCGCGAATACCAGCGGATGCGCGACGTCGCCATCGGCATCATCCGCGCCGTCGGGGTGGACACCGGTGGCTGCAACATCCAGTTCGCGATCGATCCAGCAAACGGGCGGATGATCGTGATCGAGATGAACCCGCGCGTCTCCCGCAGCTCCGCGCTGGCGTCCAAGGCGACCGGCTTTCCGATCGCCAAGATCGCCGCCAAGGTGGCGATCGGCTACACATTGGACGAGATCCCCAACGACATCACCCAAGAGACACCGGCCAGCTTCGAGCCGACGCTGGACTACGTGATCGTCAAGGTGCCGCGGTTCGCGTTCGAGAAGTTCCCCACTGCCGAAGACACCTTGACCACGCACATGAAGAGCGTGGGCGAGGCGATGGGCATCGGCCGCAACTTCACCGAGGCGCTGGGCAAGGCGCTGCGCAGCCTGGAGGATCCCAAGGCTCCGTTCGAGTGGACCGGCCCAGTGTCGCCGGCCGACGTCGAGGGACTGCTGGCCCGGGCCAGCAGACCGCATGACGGTCGACTACAGGTCGTCCTGCAGGCGCTGCGCGCCGGGGCCACCCCCGCACAGGTGCACGAGGCGACGAAGATCGACCCGTGGTTCGTCGACCAGCTGGTGCTGCTCACCGAGATCGCCGAACAGATCAGGGGGGCCGCGGAGCTGACCCCGATGCTGATCCGCACCGCCAAGCGGCACGGCTTCTCCGACGCTCAGCTCGCGGCCCTGCGCAATCTGCGCGAGGACGTGGTTCGCGGTGTCCGACATGCCCTGGGGATCCGGCCGGTGTACAAGACCGTCGACACCTGCGCCGCGGAGTTCGCCGCCAAGACGCCGTACCACTACAGCTCCTACGACGACGAGACCGAGGTCGAGCCGCGGACCCGGCCGGCGGTGCTGATCCTGGGCAGCGGGCCGAACCGGATCGGGCAGGGGATCGAGTTCGACTACTCCTGCGTTCATGCGGCGATGGCCTTGTCGACTGCTCCGGACAACAACGGCGCGGGCTACGAGACGATCATGGTCAACTGCAACCCCGAGACCGTCTCGACCGACTACGACACCGCCGACCGGCTCTATTTCGAGCCGCTGACGCTGGAGGACGTGCTCGAGATCTATCACGCCGAGCTGGCCGCCGGGCCGGTGGCCGGGGTCATCGTGCAGCTCGGCGGTCAGACCCCGCTGCGGTTGGCGCAGGCGCTCAAGGACGCGGGAGTGCCGATCGTCGGCACCAGCCCCGAGGCGATCCACCTGGCCGAGGAACGGGGTGCGTTCGGCCAGGTGCTTCGGGAGGCGAATCTGCCGGCGCCCAAGCACGGTCTGGCGCGCTCCTTCGTCGAGGCCCGAGAGATCGCGCTGCAGATCGGCTACCCGGTGCTGGTACGGCCGTCGTACGTCCTCGGCGGTCGCGGCATGGAGATCGTCTACGACGAGGCCACGCTGGCCTCCTACATCGACCGGGCCACCCAGGTGTCGCCGGAGCATCCGGTGCTGGTCGACCAGTTCCTCGACGACACCGTGGAGATCGACGTCGACGCCCTCTACGACGGCTCCGAGCTCTATCTGGGCGGGGTGATGGAGCACATCGAAGAGGCCGGGATCCACTCCGGCGACTCCGCCTGCGCCCTGCCGCCGATCACGCTCGGCGCCGAGGTGATCGACCGGATCCGGCACTCCACCCGGGCCATTGCCGACGGGGTGGGCGTCCGGGGCCTGATCAACATCCAGTTCGCGCTCGCCGGAGACACCCTGTACGTGCTGGAGGCCAATCCGCGCGCCTCCCGTACGGTTCCGTTCGTGTCGAAGGCGACCGCCACACCACTGGCCAAGGCGGCCTCCCGGCTGATGCTGGGCGCCGGCATCGCCGAGTTGCGCATGGAAGGGCTGCTGCGGCGTACCGGGGACGGCGCCACCGAGACCCACACCGGACCGATCGCGGTCAAGGAGGCGGTGATGCCCTTCAACCGGTTCCGTACCGTCGAGGGGATCTCGGTCGACACGGTGCTCGGCCCGGAGATGAAGTCCACCGGAGAGGTGATGGGACTCGACGTCGGCTTCGGCACGGCGTTCGCCAAGAGCCAGGTAGCAGCCTTCGGGCCGCTGCCCAGCCGGGGGACGGTGTTCGTCTCGGTCGCCAACCGGGACAAGCGGTTCGTGATCTTCCCGGTGAAGCGACTGGCCGACCTGGGCTTCGAGATCCTTGCGACGACGGGCACCGCCTCGATGCTGCGTCGGCACGGGATGAAGGTCCGCACGGTGCGCAAGCACAGTGCCGGACCGGGTCCGGATGGCGAGAAGACGATCGTGCAGGCGATCCTGGACGGCGAGGTCGATCTGATCTTCAACACCCCGCACGGGCTCAGTCCGGACGGTCGACCCCGCTTCGACGGGTACGAGATCCGCACCGCCGCCGTGCTGCGCAACGTCCCCTGCATGACGACCGTGCAAGGACTGGCGGCCGCGGTGCAGGGCATCGAGGCGATCCGCTCGGGCCACGTCAGGGTCCGATCGCTGCAGTCCTGGACCACCGACCTCGACACCGATCTGACCGCTCCTGATCTGACTCAGCCGGGCAACTGA
- a CDS encoding shikimate kinase: MTDTARAIEDQAIVLVGASGSGTSTVGRLLAAELGREHLDVDAVIAQRAGKSVPDIFIDDGEAAFRAIEESTTIELLERPAVLSLGSGAVLSESVRAALRGRQVFWLQVSAGTAAERVGLTAARPVGFGNVRGRLIQLLNLRAPLYAEVATSSVATDDHTADEVVGRILERLGG; the protein is encoded by the coding sequence TTGACCGACACCGCGCGCGCAATCGAAGATCAGGCGATCGTGCTGGTGGGCGCATCCGGCTCCGGTACGTCGACGGTCGGCCGGCTGTTGGCGGCCGAGTTGGGCCGCGAGCACCTCGATGTGGACGCCGTGATCGCCCAGCGCGCCGGAAAGTCGGTCCCGGACATCTTCATCGACGATGGTGAGGCCGCCTTCCGGGCCATCGAGGAGAGCACCACGATCGAGTTGCTCGAGCGCCCCGCGGTCCTGTCCCTCGGCAGCGGGGCAGTGCTCTCGGAATCGGTTCGCGCGGCACTGCGGGGACGGCAGGTGTTCTGGCTGCAGGTGTCCGCGGGGACGGCCGCCGAACGGGTCGGGCTGACTGCCGCGCGACCCGTGGGCTTCGGGAATGTCCGAGGCCGGCTGATCCAACTCCTGAACCTGCGCGCCCCGCTCTACGCGGAGGTCGCCACCAGCTCGGTCGCCACTGATGACCACACTGCGGACGAGGTCGTCGGCAGGATCTTGGAAAGGCTGGGCGGATGA
- a CDS encoding MFS transporter → MTATVDPARSAEPGAMTHRQILEAMTGLLAALFTALLSSTIVAVALPTIIGELHGTQRQYTWVITAALLATTVSTPIWGKLADLFDKKLLVQISIVIFVAGSVAAGLAPNVPFLLAMRVVQGLGMGGLTALVQAIMGSIIAPRERGRYAGYMGSVMAVSTVSGPLLGGLLVDTALGWRSTFFVCVPLAVVALIVIQRTLRVPDIRRQPRIDYLGAILLAAATSLPMLWVTFAGADYAWWSWQTAALLGATAVLVVLTVVWELRAPEPLVPLRLLAHRTAILAIVASVAVGIALFGGTTFLGQYFQFARGYSPTHAGLLTIPLMAFMLLSSTVIGQIVSRTGRWKVFLVSGAAVLVAGLVLLGTIDHATPLWLLGIAMSLMGLGVGAMMQNLVLAVQNTVDIRDIGATSASVAFFRSLGGALGVAVLGAMLADRVETLIVQGLAALGIDGGQAGGLGDLDLSKLPGPVLQVVRAAYGDATGLIFLIAAGAAVVSLLATIFIREVPLRMTVTLRTESPKS, encoded by the coding sequence GTGACTGCCACTGTCGATCCCGCTCGGTCCGCTGAGCCCGGGGCCATGACGCATCGCCAGATCCTCGAGGCCATGACCGGCCTGCTGGCCGCCCTCTTCACCGCCCTGCTGTCCTCCACCATCGTGGCGGTCGCACTGCCGACGATCATCGGAGAGCTGCACGGCACTCAGCGCCAGTACACCTGGGTGATCACCGCGGCGTTGCTGGCCACCACCGTGTCCACCCCGATCTGGGGCAAGCTGGCCGACCTGTTCGACAAAAAGCTGCTGGTGCAGATCTCGATCGTGATCTTCGTCGCCGGCTCGGTGGCGGCCGGCCTGGCACCCAACGTGCCGTTCCTGCTCGCGATGCGCGTCGTGCAGGGCCTGGGCATGGGCGGACTCACCGCCTTGGTCCAGGCGATCATGGGCTCGATCATCGCGCCGCGTGAGCGGGGCCGGTACGCCGGCTACATGGGTTCGGTGATGGCGGTCAGCACGGTCTCCGGACCACTCCTGGGCGGGCTGCTGGTCGACACCGCCCTCGGCTGGCGCTCCACCTTCTTCGTCTGCGTTCCGCTGGCGGTGGTCGCCCTGATCGTGATCCAGCGCACCTTGCGAGTTCCCGACATCCGCCGTCAGCCCCGGATCGACTACCTCGGCGCCATCCTGCTGGCCGCAGCGACCAGCCTGCCGATGCTGTGGGTGACCTTCGCCGGTGCCGACTATGCCTGGTGGAGCTGGCAGACTGCAGCCCTCCTCGGCGCCACCGCGGTGCTCGTCGTGCTGACGGTCGTCTGGGAGCTGAGAGCCCCGGAACCACTGGTCCCATTGCGGCTGCTGGCGCACCGCACCGCGATCTTGGCGATCGTGGCCAGCGTCGCTGTCGGCATCGCGTTGTTCGGCGGGACGACCTTTCTGGGCCAGTACTTCCAGTTCGCCCGCGGTTACAGCCCCACTCACGCAGGTCTGCTGACCATCCCGCTGATGGCGTTCATGCTGCTCTCCTCGACCGTGATCGGCCAGATCGTCAGCCGGACCGGCCGTTGGAAGGTGTTCCTGGTCAGCGGAGCCGCGGTGCTGGTCGCCGGACTGGTGCTGCTGGGCACGATCGACCACGCCACCCCGTTGTGGCTGCTCGGCATCGCCATGTCACTGATGGGCCTGGGGGTCGGCGCCATGATGCAGAATCTGGTGCTCGCCGTGCAGAACACCGTCGACATCCGTGACATCGGCGCCACGTCGGCCAGCGTCGCGTTCTTCCGCTCGCTCGGCGGCGCCCTCGGAGTCGCCGTGCTCGGCGCGATGCTGGCCGACCGGGTGGAGACCCTGATCGTGCAGGGGCTGGCAGCACTCGGCATCGATGGAGGCCAAGCCGGTGGGCTTGGTGATCTGGACCTGTCGAAGCTGCCCGGCCCGGTGCTGCAGGTCGTTCGGGCCGCCTACGGCGATGCCACCGGACTGATCTTCCTGATCGCCGCGGGTGCCGCAGTCGTCTCGCTGCTCGCGACGATCTTCATTCGCGAGGTGCCCCTGCGGATGACGGTGACCTTGCGGACCGAGAGCCCGAAGTCCTGA
- the carA gene encoding glutamine-hydrolyzing carbamoyl-phosphate synthase small subunit, which yields MHSVGSPVPSNSRQVSPAILVLEDGRTFRGHAFGAIGETFGEAVFATAMSGYQETLTDPSYARQVVVATAPHIGNTGWNDEDDESGRIWVAGYVIRDAARIPSNWRSRRSLADELAAQGIVGMCDVDTRALTRHLRERGAMRVGVSSVETDPDALLARVLEQPPMLGAHLADEVTTVDPYVIEARGDKRLTVVAVDLGIKSMTPYRMAERGIETHVLPATATYDDIAARNPDGVFFSNGPGDPEAAHGPVEVLREVLANDLPYFGICFGNQLFGRALGFGTYKLTYGHRGINQPVMDLTTRRVEITAHNHGFAVDAPLGKPTDTPYGIATVSHVGLNDDVVEGLELREPDGRLKAFSVQYHPEAAAGPHDASYLFDRFVELMSQRTSHGEGGEA from the coding sequence ATGCACTCAGTGGGCTCTCCCGTGCCATCGAACAGCCGACAAGTCTCTCCAGCGATTCTTGTTCTCGAAGACGGGAGGACGTTCCGTGGCCACGCTTTCGGCGCGATCGGCGAGACCTTCGGCGAGGCGGTGTTCGCCACCGCCATGTCGGGCTACCAGGAGACGCTCACCGATCCCAGCTACGCCCGCCAGGTGGTGGTCGCGACCGCACCACACATCGGCAACACCGGCTGGAACGACGAGGACGACGAGTCGGGCCGGATCTGGGTCGCCGGTTACGTGATCCGCGACGCCGCCCGGATCCCGTCCAACTGGCGCTCCCGCCGCAGCCTGGCCGACGAACTCGCCGCGCAGGGGATCGTCGGGATGTGCGACGTCGACACTCGCGCGTTGACCCGCCACCTGAGGGAGCGCGGCGCGATGCGGGTCGGGGTGTCCAGCGTCGAGACCGATCCCGATGCGCTGCTGGCCCGGGTGCTCGAGCAGCCACCGATGCTCGGCGCCCACCTGGCGGACGAGGTCACCACCGTCGACCCGTACGTGATTGAGGCCAGGGGCGACAAGCGGCTGACCGTGGTCGCTGTCGATCTCGGCATCAAGTCGATGACGCCGTACCGGATGGCAGAACGGGGGATCGAGACGCACGTGCTGCCCGCCACGGCAACCTACGACGACATCGCCGCCCGCAACCCGGACGGCGTGTTCTTCTCCAACGGCCCGGGTGACCCTGAGGCCGCCCACGGCCCGGTCGAGGTGTTGCGCGAGGTGTTGGCCAACGATCTGCCCTACTTCGGCATCTGCTTCGGCAACCAGCTGTTCGGTCGCGCGCTCGGGTTCGGCACCTACAAGCTGACGTACGGGCATCGCGGCATCAATCAGCCGGTGATGGACCTGACCACCCGCCGGGTCGAAATCACCGCGCACAACCACGGCTTCGCCGTGGACGCTCCGCTCGGCAAGCCGACCGACACGCCGTACGGGATCGCCACCGTCTCCCACGTCGGACTCAACGACGACGTGGTCGAGGGTCTGGAGCTGCGCGAGCCGGACGGCCGGCTGAAGGCGTTCTCGGTGCAATACCACCCAGAGGCCGCCGCTGGCCCGCACGACGCCAGCTACCTGTTCGACCGCTTCGTCGAGCTGATGTCACAACGAACGAGCCACGGCGAAGGAGGGGAGGCCTGA
- the aroC gene encoding chorismate synthase, which translates to MLRWLTAGESHGPALVAILEGLPAHVQVTSGDIADALARRRLGFGRGARMKFEADQVTILGGVRHGETQGGPVAIQVGNTEWPKWETVMSADPVDPALLEGRARNAPLTRPRPGHADLAGMQKYDFDEARPILERASARETAARVALGRVATGFLQQAYGVTLLSHVVELGSVAAPAGGVLPRLDDLAIIDGDPLRCFDRDVSAQMYAEVEAAQSEGDTLGGVVEVVVWGLPPGLGSHVHWDRRLDARLAGALMGIQAIKGVEVGDGFELARTRGSLAHDEIVHGDDGIERASHRAGGTEGGMSTGAVLRVRAAMKPIATVPRALRTIDTATGEAAVAHHQRSDVCAVPAAGVVAEAMVALVLADAAIEKFGGDSVAETRRNFEAYLADVAARGLQVGR; encoded by the coding sequence ATGCTCAGATGGCTGACGGCAGGTGAGTCGCACGGTCCGGCGCTGGTCGCGATCCTGGAGGGATTGCCCGCGCACGTACAGGTGACCAGCGGCGACATTGCAGACGCGCTTGCGCGCCGTCGGCTCGGTTTCGGACGCGGTGCGCGGATGAAGTTCGAGGCAGATCAGGTGACCATCCTCGGCGGCGTACGCCATGGGGAGACGCAGGGTGGACCAGTAGCCATCCAGGTCGGGAACACCGAGTGGCCCAAGTGGGAGACCGTGATGTCGGCCGATCCGGTGGATCCGGCGCTGCTCGAGGGCCGAGCCCGCAACGCTCCGCTCACCCGGCCGCGTCCGGGGCACGCTGATCTGGCGGGCATGCAGAAGTACGACTTCGACGAGGCTCGGCCGATCCTGGAGCGGGCCAGCGCGCGGGAGACCGCGGCTCGGGTTGCGCTCGGCCGGGTCGCCACCGGCTTCCTGCAGCAGGCGTACGGGGTCACGCTGCTCAGCCACGTCGTCGAACTCGGCTCGGTCGCCGCCCCGGCCGGCGGGGTGCTGCCGAGGTTGGACGACCTGGCGATCATCGACGGGGATCCGCTGCGTTGCTTCGACCGGGATGTCTCCGCGCAGATGTACGCCGAGGTCGAGGCCGCCCAGTCCGAGGGCGACACCCTCGGCGGGGTGGTCGAGGTCGTGGTCTGGGGACTGCCGCCCGGACTCGGCTCGCACGTGCACTGGGACCGTCGGCTGGACGCGCGGCTGGCCGGGGCGCTGATGGGCATCCAGGCGATCAAGGGAGTCGAGGTCGGCGACGGCTTCGAGTTGGCCCGCACCAGGGGCAGCCTGGCGCATGACGAGATCGTGCACGGCGACGACGGCATCGAACGGGCGTCGCACCGCGCCGGAGGCACCGAGGGCGGCATGAGCACCGGGGCAGTGCTGCGGGTCCGGGCGGCGATGAAGCCGATCGCGACCGTGCCTCGGGCGTTGCGCACCATCGACACGGCCACCGGCGAGGCGGCCGTGGCGCACCATCAGCGCTCCGACGTCTGCGCCGTCCCGGCGGCGGGTGTGGTGGCCGAGGCGATGGTCGCCCTGGTGCTGGCCGACGCCGCGATCGAGAAGTTCGGTGGCGACTCGGTGGCCGAGACCCGCCGCAACTTCGAGGCTTACCTGGCCGACGTCGCCGCCCGCGGCCTGCAGGTGGGGCGTTGA